The window GCTGTTACAAGATTTTTCCTTGTCTGCGTTTTACTCTTTaaagagggttattacattctctccctcttaatagaattcgtcccgAATTCTTAGTGGTTTGATGCTCCACCCATCtgatcttcatcatcttccaaaAACAGTTCAGGATGAGTTGCTCTAAACCTCTCTTCATCTTCCCATGTCACAATTACTCGACGCTGttttccccaaaatacttgCACTTGAGGAATCTCTCGATTCTTCAGTTTTCTTATTCGTCTTTCTCCGATTCGAAGTGGTCCTTCAGGGTAAGTGAGGTTGGAACGAAGGTTTTCAACTCGTTGCGGCTCTACTTCGGTAGGATCTCGTATATGTCTTCTTAACATTGAGACATGGAAAACTGGGTGAAACTGAGGATTGATGGAACTGGGTGAAGTGCCATATCTGATGGTAACTCTAATTgataggctacttctccaaccGTTGCATCACTCGGTATGGTCCTATATATCGAGTGGCTAACTTTCCCACTTTTCCGAATCTATCTCTCCTTTCTGTGCGGCCACCTTCAAATATACCCAATCACCAACTTGAAATATTACTTCACGTCTATTCTGATCGGCATACTTTTCTGCCTGTCTTGAGCTTTCTTTCATATTCTCTCGGACAATCTTTATCTTTTCTGTTGTTTCATCTACTACATCTGGTCCTAACATATGTCTTTCTCCAACTTCAGCCCAACACAGTGGTGTGCGGCAAGGTCGTCCATATAATGCCTCATATGGGGACATTCCAATACTTGCATGGTAACTGTTGTTATAAGAGAACTCTACCAAAGGTAAGTATTGTTCCCATGTACCTGACCAGTCTAAAACACACATCCTTAGCAAATCTTCCAAGGTTCTGATTGTTCGCTCCGTCTGCCCGTCAGTTTCAGGGTGAAACGCCGTACTCATATGAAGATTAGTCCCCAATACTTGCTGGAAAGCTCTCCAGAATTGAGCCGTAAATCTTGGATCACGATCAGATACTATGTTGGCAGGAACTCCGTGTAATCGTACTATCTCCTTTAAGTAAACTTCTGCCAGTACTTCTACCTTGTCAACAATTCTAATGGGTAGAAAATGAGCAGTCTTAGTTAGTCGGTCTACCACCACCCATATAGTATCATTCCCTCTTCCTGGTGCTCGAGGTAGTCCCGTTACAAAATCCATAGCCACTGACTCCCACTTCCATTCTGGGATTGGTAGGCTTTGCAATAATCCTCCCGGCACTTGATGGTCAGCCTTAATTTGTTGGCAGGTCTGGCACTGAGCTACCCACTTAGCAACTGATCGTTTGATTCCTGGCCAGTGATAGTATCGACGTATATCATGGCTGTACATCTTGGTGCTTCCAGGATGAATACTTAATATTGAGTGGTGTGCGATTCTCAAGATCTCTTCTCGTAACTCCTTTCCTACAGGTACGGTTATCCTTCCGTTCAGTAGGAGGGTTCTGTCATCAGCTAAATGATAACCACTATCATTTCTTCCGCCTGATTCTTCAAGTTCTTTTATAATCTTCTTTAGCTTCACATCTTCCTTCTGCTCTTCTCGAATTCTTTGCAGGAGGTTTGCTTGATTCACTGCTCGCAATCCCAATGGCTCGCTGCCCTCGCCTTCTATGGCTGAAAGACTAATCATCTTGAATTCTGCGTTTAAGGCTTCTAAGTCCTTCTCAATAGCTGTATCACTTCTCCTCCGACTCAGTGCATCTGCTACCACATTCGCCTTTCCTGGGTGATATTGGATTTGTAAGTCATAATCCGTGataaactccatccacctcctttGTCTCAAATTCAAATCTGACTGAGTAAAGAGATACTTGAGACTCTTGTGATCAGTAAAGATTTGAATCGTCTCGCCATAAAGATAGGATCTCCATATTTTTAAAGCAAATACCACTGCGGCCATCTCTAGATCGTGGGTGGGGTAATTCTCCTCGTGCTTCCTTAACTGTCTTGAaccataggcgatgaccttttCATCCTGCATCAGTACACAACCCAGTCCTACTCGAGAAGCATCAGTGTATACTGTGTAAGGTCTTCCTGGAGTTGGTAATGCAAGAATAGTGCTGTCGTCAAAGCTTCCTTTAATTGTGTAAAAGCCTTTTCCTCTTCTTATCCCATTCAAATGATATATCTTTCCCAGTCAGCCTCGTCAAGGGTTTGGCCATGATGGAAAAGTTCCTCACAAACTTTCGATAATACCCAGCCAATCCTAAAAAGCTTCGAACCTTGGTAGCGCTGGTAGGGCGTGGCCAGTCCTTAACTACTTTAACCTTTTCAGGATCTACTGCAACTCCCTTCTCTGACACTCGATGACCAAAGAATCCAATCTCCCTTTTCCAGAAACTACATTTACTAAACTTGGTGAACAACTTATGGCTTCTTAATCGCTCTAACACCTTTTGGAGGTGCACTGCATGTTCCTCTTTACTCTTGGAATAAATAAGTATATCATCAAtaaagatgattacaaatttaTCCAAGTAATCACGAAATATATCATTAATCAAGCGCATGAAAGCAGCCGGCGCATTAgtaagaccaaaaggcattacCACAAATTCATAGTGGCCATATCGGGTCCTAAAAGCCGTCTTCATGATATCAGACTCTGATATTGggatttgatgatatcctgatgcCAAATCTATCTTTGAGAACCAGCTTGCCCCCTGAAGCTGATCCAACAATTCATCGATCCTTGGCAAGGGATACTTGTCCTTTACTGTAACATTGTTAATCCCTCTATAATCGATGCATAACCGCATGGTaccgtctttcttctttacaaataagactggtgctccccatggTGAAGAACTCGGTCTGATAAATCCTTTTTCTATCAAATCTTCCAACTGCTTCTTTAATTCAGCAAGCTCAGCTGGAGCCATTCGATAAGGTGCCTTAGCTATTGGGGCTGCTCCCGGCTCTAATGTAATGGTGAAAGGATCACTTCGTGGTGGAGGCACTGCTTCCAATGGCTGGAATACATCATGGTATTCTTTTACTACTGCTATCTCTTCCGACTTTGTCCTTTCATTCAATTCTCCTCCAAGGGTAGTTAGAGTTACAAGATATACCTCGCCCTCGATCAAATCTTTCTCAACTCTTAAGGCAGATACAAGTGACACTCCAGCACTTGGACATATTCCATAGTATGTCGTTGATGGTTGTCCGCTTTCTTCAAGTGTAATTCTTCCTCGACCACAATCCAACTGTGCGTAGTATCTCGAcagccagtccatgcccaaaATCACGTGTTGTCCTAAAGGAACAACTAGCAGGTCTGCCGGACAGACCATTGATCCCACATAGATTAGAATCCCAAGTACACAACTATCGGCACGAAGGTTATGGTTCCCAGGGGTTCTAACTGAAACACCTACCTTTACTCTAGTAAAGGTTCCCTAAAACTCGACACTACCTCGGGTATCACAAAGCTATGTGTGGCACCCGAGTCGAAGAGAACATGCACATAAACTCCACCAACACACAATGTtcctaaacaatatttatttcacattttatatttcatgCATCAAATTCACACAAACAAGCAATGAGTTAAAACCCTACTTACCTGTGATCGGTCCCTGATGGGGCTGTTGTGGTTCAGGTTTTCCTAACTCTAAAGCATTCACTTGCTTTCCAACTGCCTGGCGCTTCGGGGCTGGTTCAATCGCTAGTCTAGTGGGTGGTGCTGGAAGCGTAACTTGTTTCTTATGGGGACAACTGTTGGCGTAATGCCCTTTCTCACCACACGAGAAGCAAGTAATATAATCAGGGGCTTTTCTTCCCTGACTATAAGGACAACTGCTAGAAAAATGTCCTGTACCACCACAAGTGTAACACACATCTGGGCCATTCGTAAACCGTCTGTCATTCCTTCTTCCTGGGCCTCTCCCTCGATTAAATTGTCCTTTATTATTCATTCTTCGTACTCCTAGCCCTTCAGTTCTGCGAGATGGCTCTGCATGTTTCATCATGGCTTGCTCCTTTTCCATACCTTCTTCAACATTTACCGCTATCTCCGCCAATTCATAAAGGCTATGAAACTTCACTACTTGCAATCGGCTAGCCAAATCCGCTCGCAATCCTCTTATAAACCTTTGAATTAGTGCACCTTCATTCCTTGCTCCATAAGGAGAATATTTCCTTAGCTTTGTAAACTCTGCCTCATACTCCCTGACTTTCCGGTTGCCTTGAGTTAACTCCAAGAATTGAATCTCCAGCCTGTCTTTTGCTTCAGGTGGGAAGTATTTCCGttcaaatttcattttaaaatcttCCCAGTCGATCTCTCTTCCCATATAGTATTCTTCCACGTTATCCCACCAACCAGAAGCATCTTTAGTCAAGTAGTATATTGCCACATCCTTCTTGAAATTATCAGGGCAGTGGATGGCCCGAAAGTGTTTCTCCAAATTCCTCAGCCATGTTGACGCTTCGAAGGGATCTGTTCCTCCAGGATATCTAACGGTTCCAAATTTCTTCATTAACGTGACCATCT of the Brassica rapa cultivar Chiifu-401-42 chromosome A03, CAAS_Brap_v3.01, whole genome shotgun sequence genome contains:
- the LOC103848344 gene encoding uncharacterized protein LOC103848344 — encoded protein: MVCPADLLVVPLGQHVILGMDWLSRYYAQLDCGRGRITLEESGQPSTTYYGICPSAGVSLVSALRVEKDLIEGEVYLVTLTTLGGELNERTKSEEIAVVKEYHDVFQPLEAVPPPRSDPFTITLEPGAAPIAKAPYRMAPAELAELKKQLEDLIEKGFIRPSSSPWGAPVLFVKKKDGTMRLCIDYRGINNVTVKDKYPLPRIDELLDQLQGASWFSKIDLASGYHQIPISESDIMKTAFRTRYGHYEFVVMPFGLTNAPAAFMRLINDIFRDYLDKFVIIFIDDILIYSKSKEEHAVHLQKVLERLRSHKLFTKFSKCSFWKREIGFFGHRVSEKGVAVDPEKVKVVKDWPRPTSATKVRSFLGLAGYYRKFVRNFSIMAKPLTRLTGKDISFEWDKKRKRLLHN